One part of the Phragmites australis chromosome 3, lpPhrAust1.1, whole genome shotgun sequence genome encodes these proteins:
- the LOC133910855 gene encoding uncharacterized protein LOC133910855 → MQTSPALDHRAAPSLSAEEKRRIERVARCVARDRDGDLTEKLLLRLLTITGNWRRWGFLAPDHPLHPYYLQQKVSERCRILRPRPAAAADR, encoded by the coding sequence ATGCAGACGTCGCCGGCGTTGGATCACCGCGCGGCGCCGTCGCTGTCGGCGGAGGAGAAGCGGCGGATCGAGCGGGTGGCGCGGTGCGTGGCGCGGGACCGGGACGGGGACCTGACCgagaagctgctgctgcggctgctCACCATCACGGGCAACTGGCGCCGCTGGGGGTTCCTCGCTCCGGACCACCCGCTGCACCCCTACTACCTCCAGCAGAAGGTCTCCGAGCGTTGCCGCATCCTCCGCccgcggcccgccgccgccgccgaccggTGA
- the LOC133911432 gene encoding ALA-interacting subunit 1-like isoform X2, producing the protein MDPFEVEGDSRKSNKPKYSKFTQQELPACKPLLTPGIVVSAFSLIGILFVPIGLASLSASQEIVELIDRYDTSCVPMTDKVGFIQNSKTDKTCTRTLTVPKQMKSPIYVYYQIGDFYQNHRRYVKSRSDKQLRYKEAAGLTKNCEPEGNSADGAPIIPCGLIAWSLFNDTYTISVNKKAIEVNKKGIAWQSDKNNKFGSDVYPSNFQKGNIIGGAKLNESIPLSEQEDLIVWMRTAALPTFRKLYGRIEADIMANDQLTVVIQNNYNTYSFGGSKVLVLSTTSWIGGKNNFIGVAYLTIGGLCLFLAVGFIVLYMFKPRALGDPSYLSWNRDILD; encoded by the exons ATGGACCCTTTTGAAGTGGAAGGGGACTCGAGGAAATCTAATAAGCCCAAAT ATTCTAAGTTTACACAACAGGAGCTTCCAGCATGCAAACCACTGCTAACTCCTGGAATT GTCGTTTCTGCCTTCTCACTAATTGGCATCCTATTTGTCCCAATTGGTCTCGCATCGCTTTCTGCATCACAAGAG ATTGTTGAGCTGATAGACAGATACGATACAAGCTGTGTTCCCATGACTGACAAGGTTGGGTTCATCCAGAACTCCAAGACTGACAAAACGTGCACAAGAACACTAACT GTGCCTAAGCAGATGAAGAGCCCAATCTACGTATACTACCAGATCGGTGACTTCTATCAAAACCATAGGCG GTATGTGAAAAGTCGCAGTGATAAACAATTGCGGTATAAAGAAGCTGCGGGCTTGACAAAAAATTGTGAGCCTGAAGGTAATAGTGCTGATGGTGCTCCAATCATTCCATGTGGCCTCATTGCTTGGAGTTTGTTCAATGATACGTATACAATTTCGGTCAACAAGAAGGCTATTGAAGTGAATAAAAAGGGTATAGCTTGGCAGAGTGACAAGAATAATAAATTTGGCAGTGATGTTTATCCTAGTAATTTTCAGAAGGGAAATATTATAGGTGGTGCTAAGCTAAATGAGAGCATACCG TTAAGTGAGCAAGAAGATCTCATTGTTTGGATGAGAACTGCTGCCCTCCCAACTTTCAGAAAGCTTTACGGCAGAATTGAGGCAGATATTATGGCAAATGATCAACTAACAGTGGTTATACAGAACAACTATAACACATATAGTTTTGGAGGGTCGAAAGTGTTGGTCCTTTCAACGACATCTTGGATTGGAGGCAAAAATAACTTCATTGGTGTTGCATATCTGACTATAGGTGGCTTGTGCCTTTTCCTTGCAGTGGGATTCATAGTTCTCTACATGTTTAAGCCAAG GGCTCTTGGAGACCCCTCATACTTGTCATGGAATAGAGATATCCTGGACTAG
- the LOC133911434 gene encoding uncharacterized protein LOC133911434, producing MPCPIQDWVSVTNLDPKFLNDLFSEKLECVSDRVYVVEDGLLISQASAMTATKLWCKKEPDVVMDMDLTMNKQEAVALVRAVVTSKTALRNVFKSWMEEACKVS from the exons ATGCCTTGCCCCATTCAAGATTGGGTCTCCGTGACCAATCTAGACCCCAAGTTTCTCAATGATCTCTTCTCCGAAAAACTTGAGTGCGTCAGCGATCGCGTGTATGTTGTTGAAGATGGCCTACTTATCTCTCAGGCTTCAGCGATGACGGCAACGAAGCTATGGTGTAAGAAAGAACCGGATGTGGTGATGGACATGGATCTTACCATGAACAAACAAGAG GCTGTTGCGCTGGTGAGAGCGGTGGTTACTTCAAAGACCGCACTGAGGAATGTGTTCAAGAGCTGGATGGAGGAAGCATGCAAAGTCTCCTGA
- the LOC133911432 gene encoding ALA-interacting subunit 1-like isoform X1, with amino-acid sequence MRLPYMPVILIGAHQMDPFEVEGDSRKSNKPKYSKFTQQELPACKPLLTPGIVVSAFSLIGILFVPIGLASLSASQEIVELIDRYDTSCVPMTDKVGFIQNSKTDKTCTRTLTVPKQMKSPIYVYYQIGDFYQNHRRYVKSRSDKQLRYKEAAGLTKNCEPEGNSADGAPIIPCGLIAWSLFNDTYTISVNKKAIEVNKKGIAWQSDKNNKFGSDVYPSNFQKGNIIGGAKLNESIPLSEQEDLIVWMRTAALPTFRKLYGRIEADIMANDQLTVVIQNNYNTYSFGGSKVLVLSTTSWIGGKNNFIGVAYLTIGGLCLFLAVGFIVLYMFKPRALGDPSYLSWNRDILD; translated from the exons ATGCGGTTGCCGTACATGCCCGTGATCTTAATTG GTGCTCATCAGATGGACCCTTTTGAAGTGGAAGGGGACTCGAGGAAATCTAATAAGCCCAAAT ATTCTAAGTTTACACAACAGGAGCTTCCAGCATGCAAACCACTGCTAACTCCTGGAATT GTCGTTTCTGCCTTCTCACTAATTGGCATCCTATTTGTCCCAATTGGTCTCGCATCGCTTTCTGCATCACAAGAG ATTGTTGAGCTGATAGACAGATACGATACAAGCTGTGTTCCCATGACTGACAAGGTTGGGTTCATCCAGAACTCCAAGACTGACAAAACGTGCACAAGAACACTAACT GTGCCTAAGCAGATGAAGAGCCCAATCTACGTATACTACCAGATCGGTGACTTCTATCAAAACCATAGGCG GTATGTGAAAAGTCGCAGTGATAAACAATTGCGGTATAAAGAAGCTGCGGGCTTGACAAAAAATTGTGAGCCTGAAGGTAATAGTGCTGATGGTGCTCCAATCATTCCATGTGGCCTCATTGCTTGGAGTTTGTTCAATGATACGTATACAATTTCGGTCAACAAGAAGGCTATTGAAGTGAATAAAAAGGGTATAGCTTGGCAGAGTGACAAGAATAATAAATTTGGCAGTGATGTTTATCCTAGTAATTTTCAGAAGGGAAATATTATAGGTGGTGCTAAGCTAAATGAGAGCATACCG TTAAGTGAGCAAGAAGATCTCATTGTTTGGATGAGAACTGCTGCCCTCCCAACTTTCAGAAAGCTTTACGGCAGAATTGAGGCAGATATTATGGCAAATGATCAACTAACAGTGGTTATACAGAACAACTATAACACATATAGTTTTGGAGGGTCGAAAGTGTTGGTCCTTTCAACGACATCTTGGATTGGAGGCAAAAATAACTTCATTGGTGTTGCATATCTGACTATAGGTGGCTTGTGCCTTTTCCTTGCAGTGGGATTCATAGTTCTCTACATGTTTAAGCCAAG GGCTCTTGGAGACCCCTCATACTTGTCATGGAATAGAGATATCCTGGACTAG